A genome region from Planctomycetota bacterium includes the following:
- a CDS encoding aspartate 1-decarboxylase, protein MQIKVLRAKIHLATVTETRLDYEGSITLDKDLMEAVGLVPGEAVLVSNLANGSRQVTYAIPGDRGGGAVCLNGASARLAAVGDHLIIMGFAYLGPEELAGHVARTIVLGENNSIVRGP, encoded by the coding sequence ATGCAGATCAAAGTGCTGCGCGCAAAAATCCATCTGGCGACCGTAACCGAGACGCGCCTCGACTACGAGGGGAGCATCACCCTCGACAAGGACCTGATGGAGGCCGTGGGCCTCGTGCCGGGCGAAGCGGTCCTCGTGTCGAACCTGGCGAACGGCTCGCGCCAGGTGACGTACGCCATTCCGGGCGATCGCGGCGGCGGGGCCGTTTGCCTCAACGGGGCCTCGGCCCGTCTGGCGGCGGTCGGCGACCACCTGATCATCATGGGCTTTGCGTACCTCGGGCCCGAGGAACTGGCCGGCCACGTCGCGCGAACCATCGTGCTGGGCGAGAACAATTCCATCGTCCGCGGCCCGTAG